Below is a window of Leifsonia sp. NPDC080035 DNA.
CGACGCTGGATGTGGGCACGGCCATCCTGCTGCTCTCCGGCCTGTCGTTCCTGGGCCTCGGCGCGGTGCCGCCGACCCCGGACTGGGGCGCGATGGTCTCCTCCGGCGTGCTGAACTTCTCGTCGTGGTGGATCGCCGTCTTCCCGGGCCTCGCGATCCTCAGCGTCGTGCTGGCCTTCAACTTCCTCGGCGACGCGCTGCGCGACTCGCTCGATCCGCGCACGGCCGAGGGCATCCAGGGGAGGGCGCTGTGAGCGGGCTCACGATCCGCGACCTGACGGTGACGATGGGCACCGGCCAGCGCGCGCGACAGATCATCACCGGGATCGACCTCGATGTGCCGGCCGGCCGCATCACCGGTCTGGCGGGGGAGTCCGGCTCCGGCAAGACCATGACCGGTCTCGCCGCGCTGGGACTGCTCCCCGCGGGCGGCCGCGCCGCCGGCCGCATCGAGTACGACGGGCGCAACGTGCTCGACCTGCGCGCTCGCGAGCTGAACGCGCTGCGCGGATCGCGCATCGCCATGGTGTTCCAGGACCCGACGGCGAGCCTGCACCCCATGCTCACCATCGAGCGTCAGCTGACCGACCACCTGCGTCGGCACCGCGGACTCTCCAAGCGGGATGCCGTGGCGAGAGCCAGGGAGACGCTCGAGGTGGTCCGCGTCCCCGACCCGGACGGCGCGCTGCGGAAGTACCCGCACCAGTTCTCCGGCGGCCAGCTGCAGCGGATCGCGATCGCCATCGCGATCGTGTGCGGGCCGGACGTCCTGATCGCGGACGAGCCGACCACCGCGCTGGACGTCACGGTGCAGGCGGGCATCCTCCGGCTGCTCCGCTCGCTGTGCGACGAACTCGACCTCGCTGTCCTGCTCGTCACCCACGACCTCGGCGTCATGTCCGCGCTCGCGGACAGCATCGCCGTGATGCGGCACGGGGCCATCGTCGAGCACGGCGACCGCCACCAGGTGATCACCGCGCCGGCCGATCCCTACACGCGCGCGCTGATCGACGCGCTTCCGACGGCGGACAGGGAGGACGGATGAGCCTGCTGGAGATCGACGACCTCGTCGTCACCTACAAGCTGCCGGGCCGCGGCAGGATGACGGCGGTGGACGGCGTGAGCCTCCGACTCGGCAACGGCCAGGTGCTCGGCCTGGTCGGCGAGTCCGGCTGCGGCAAGTCCACCATCGCGCGCACCGTCTGCGG
It encodes the following:
- a CDS encoding ABC transporter ATP-binding protein, producing the protein MSGLTIRDLTVTMGTGQRARQIITGIDLDVPAGRITGLAGESGSGKTMTGLAALGLLPAGGRAAGRIEYDGRNVLDLRARELNALRGSRIAMVFQDPTASLHPMLTIERQLTDHLRRHRGLSKRDAVARARETLEVVRVPDPDGALRKYPHQFSGGQLQRIAIAIAIVCGPDVLIADEPTTALDVTVQAGILRLLRSLCDELDLAVLLVTHDLGVMSALADSIAVMRHGAIVEHGDRHQVITAPADPYTRALIDALPTADREDG